From the genome of Nicotiana sylvestris chromosome 1, ASM39365v2, whole genome shotgun sequence:
TGGAACGACATGTTGATTTGAATGATTATTGTTTTTCCTTAAAtcatttcacttgtattttgacCATATTTGATCATTTGTTGTTTTTACCATATGTTCACTCTTTGATGTTGTTATCTCTTTTACACCCGTTATTAACCTTATATTGATAATCTactttattgttatttattgctTTTACTTCCTATTATTAGATTATATTAATATGTTGTTTAGGTTTCTATGTCTAGTAGGTATCTTGACCTGATCTCATCACTACTccaccaaggttaggcttgatacttactaggtaccattgtggtgtactcatgctatgcgtctgcacatttttgtgcagatccaggtacttctgctAGTGCCGGACGCCAGTGAGTTGacttattcattttagagacttcaaggtatacctgcttgATGCTCACAGGCCATAGAGTCACCTTCTGATATTGTCTTTACTACTGTTTATCTTCATATCAAAACATATTGTATGTAGAGATTCCTAGTGTACTTTATTAGAACTTATGACTTCGTACCACCGATTTTGGGGATTATATGACTTTTGTTCCATTTTGGTTTTATTATGATAGTTATCAGCTTAATTTACTATCTTAGTCGTTACTTCTACTAAATTCTCAATGTGTGTTAGGCTTACTTAGCCTTAGAGTCTAGGTGCCTTCACGACTATAAAGCTATTAAGAAATtccacttctttgattccttatcgtgcggaTTTGTTGATTTCGAAATCTGAGCctttgtctttctattctctcacaaatggtgaggatgCACATCGCTGGATCGGCTGAGCAGACACCTGCTGCCCCCTTCTAGAGCTGCGAGAGGCCGGGGCGAGGTAGAGGCTGAGGAGGAGCACGTGCTACAGCTAGCGTACCTAACCGAGTAGCGATTGAGGAGCCACAAGTAGCTCTAGTTGGGGGACAGGCACCCAAGGCGCTTGTTGCTACCCCTGGACTCTGTTACACCCAAATCCTAACTCTATCTATCTTcaagcataatatcttttgattgCTTTTGAGTTGATCGGCTTCGTGCTGAATCTTCCATCCATTTCTGCCAAGATTAGAGCTCCAACGGATAGTGCTCTGTGGACCACGTAAGGACCTTTCCAGTTCGGTGCAAACTTCCCTTTAGCTTCTTCTTGATAGGGAAAGCGTTTCTTCGAAAACCAACTGCCCCGTGTGAATTGGCGAGGCTTCACTCTTTTGTTAAATGCATTGTCCATCCTATTCTGGTATAGCTGTCCATGGCATACTACATCCATTTTTTTCTTGTCAATGAACATGAGTTGTTCTTGCCTAACCCGTATCCACTCTACATCGTCCAATTTTGCTTTTTTAATGACTCTTAAGGACGGTATTTCGACTTCTGCGAGTATCACTGCTTTGGTGCCATATACTAACATGTACGGCGTTGCCTCACTAGATGTTCTCATAGTAGtccgataacccaacaaagcgaAGGTCAACTTCTTttgccattgtttgtgattgtccACTATCTTTCGCAGAATactcttgatattcttgttaacTGCCTCGACTACCCTATTCATTTGTGGTCTGTAAGCTGTGAAATTGCGGAGGACAATTCTGAACTTATCACATATTTCCCTTATGAGGTCTCTATTAATATTAGCGGCATTGTTAGTGATGATGGACTCAGGTATCCCAAATCTGCAAatggattagggtttggggagtGAGACTAGTTGGTCACTGAGTTAAAACGAGGAGAAGAGATCTGGGCTGTTGGATCATTTGATCAAAGACCTTGATAAATCGGGgcattatttatttaagaaaaataattttaggaaAGTATGAGGACCATTGGATCTATGTGATCCAACAGCTGAGATAATTTTTGATAGTGGGTCGAGATTAAATGGAAAATAGGGATAATTCATGACCATTGATGATTTGAATCAACGGTTCTGATCGCTTGTGTTTGTTTTTTGAGTGGGATCAACGGGTGACGTGTTAGGTCGTGATTGGTTGAGAGGTAATGGCAAGGATTGCCAAGTTGGAAGGGATGGGGTGTTTGGACCGGGTTGTTTTCTGGATTGGGCTGTACATTTGGGCTAAAGTAATTTAATAAATAGCTATTTTATACTTAGTTATTGCAATTGTAGCCTTTTAGTTTTAAACCCCCTTTCAAAATCAATTTAAATAAACTTAGCAATTTTAAAAatgtaataaaattataattactaTATGTTTCTAATTATTTGAGTTAATTATCTATAAATGACACTTATTTAAATTATATCACTGTATACGGCCAAAATCGAAAGAGTTTGACTTCGGGATTATCGTAGCATTTCATGCCCGTCCTCGAGGAGCTCGAAGGAGAATTTGGAGTATGCCCCCGAGGTGCTTCCCTCGAGGTAGCACATCGGAGGTCAATTTCGGAGCAGCACAAATCAATGATCGTCATGAAAAGGCGGGAAAACTCCCAAAGACacgtggttagagctgaccaggtctgcaagaatagtacaaatccgtactaaGTCATTATACAACTGTACCAGTAGCATTTCCTCGTCATTATTatacatgtactatgttgggattcctcctcatatataaagggaacccttgTCATCTTGTAAGAGGATTCAGATCATTACACGACATATtgaatacaatacaacattcttTGCTCTTTGCTTAAACAATTGATTCTTCATATTTATTGCATATTCTttcattgttcatttattgttcttcatttattgatcATTATTAACCGCAAAAGGCCGTCTTTGAGGCCATCATTATCGTTGATCCTCCATCGATCGCTCATCGCTATTAGCCCGtctagacctcgaggccccgCTCCAGCCAGCTAAAGGCCCAACATTATAAACCTTTTGGTTTGCATTTCTTATTTCCTTTACTTAcgcttagcatctactgcctaaaaactagtataaaaataaatctatttttagaaccacaaatcaaatataattgtagttacatttttaaggtaaacaatttggcgcccaccgaggggctaaaaataatagtgattgttttgatGCTTGTTTTCTAATAACACACGTTACTCTTTACGCTTTTTCTTgacaaagattctttgatttcaggcttaatcatgtctagcacacaaaatgcacctCTTCACAACAGTGAAGAACTTGGGGAAAATAGAGACATAGGGCTGGGTGTACCACTTGTAAACCCCGAAGAAGTACCAAACATTGAGCAAGCTGATATCAGTTCCCACAACGTTCTAAACACGAAAGTAGGCACAGACCCCATAAGGAACAGACGCAGGGAAGACCAGGCTAGAGGCCAAGAAGTACGAAGAGTGGAAAAGGAGGAGTCAGACTCCAAGTCATTTTTAAATGTTGCAAGCACAACAAGTGGCTATTGATCAGCTGCAAAGTCAACAAAAAACCCCAAGCACAGTAGCACCGGAGACGGCTCATCGAGTCGAGCAAGTACtggagagatcaagcaacaacgggtcagcaAGAGACCCtactattatgaagatgctcgaggacctcaccaaaagaattgaatcatgagaaaagaagatagaagataATGACAAAAGGGTGGAGACATATAACtcgagggtcgatcagatccccgAGGCACCCCCATTATAAAGGGtatagattcaaagaagttcgtgcaGAGGCCATTCCCATCAAGTGCATCTCTGAAGCCCATCTCGAAAAAGTTCAGAATGCCCAATGTCCTGAAGTATAACGGGACCACGTACCCTAATAAGCATATTACCGCTTATACTTGTGCCGTAAAAGGGAACGACTTGAAGGACGGCGAAATTGAGTCCGtcttgttgaagaaatttggagaaacactgtcGAAGGGGGCtatgatgtggtatcataacctgCCCCCAAAttcaatagactcatttgccatgttggCGGATTCTTTTGTGagggcacatgctggtgccattaAGGTTGCCACCAGGAAGTCcgatgtcttcaaaatcaaacagagagagaacgagatgctaaGGGAATTCATATCTCGCTTTCAGAttgagcgaatggaattaccaccaatCTCTGATGACTAGGCAGtataggccttcactcaaggcttgAACGAACAAAGCTCGGTATCTTCAAAGCAATTAAAATCGAATATCCCGCCATGACCTGGGCGGATTTGCACAAcaggtaccaatcaaagatcagggtcgaagacgactAACTAGGAGCCCCCCCGGGATCAGTATATCACAACAGGATCTTTGCAAAGGAGCAAAGGTTTACAGAAAGGGAGCCAAGATCAAACAAAAAAAGATACCAGCCATAGGTACATGATCGAAGAAACGCACCAAGGCATAACATGCCTCGAGGCGATCGAAGGGTAGATCAAGGTCAAAATTCCCGAGGGCTCATGGGTAAAGTCGGGTTCGATTGGTACACCGGGCCGGTAGAGGCACCCCGACTATCTGAGTAAAACTTCAACGTTGATGTCTCTGGCATCGTATCAGCCATAAGGAAAATCAAAGATGCTAGGTGGACAAAACCCGTATTATCGGACCCTTCACAGAGGAACCCAAACTTGATATGTAAGTATCACGGCActcacggtcataggaccgaggattgcaggAAGCTTAGAGAGGAGGTAGCCCGTTTGTTCAACGAAGGACATCTTCGTGAGTTTCTCAGTGACTGGGCTAAGAACCATTTCCGAGAAAGAGATGCAAACAGGAAAACAAACCAAAAGAACCAtagcatgtcatccacatgatcgttggaggggtTGACGTCCCACAGGAACCCATTTTCAAGCGGACAAagatatccatcaccagggaaaggCGAACTCGGAGTTACATACCAAAGGATGCCCTCACGTTCAACAAAGAGGACAATGAGACCTTGTCTTAGCCTCATAATGACGCActagtaattttttttcttttgaataaaattcatattaaacgtgtgctcgtggatctaggtagctcagcTAGCATATTCAGGTCGAGAATGGTGGAGAAGCTTggactgctcgaccagatcgtactcgcctctcgagtcctcaatggatttaACATGGCGAACGagacaacaaaaggggaaatcatcCTCCCGGTCAATGTAGCCCGAACAATCCAAGATACCAAGTTTCACGTCATCGAAggcgacatgagatacaatgtcttacttggaaggccgtggatacacagtATGAGGGCGGGCAGTACcctcaacccttcatcaaatgatgaagtttccaaccaAGAATAGTGTAAAAGCAATGTACACGGAACAACATGCAGCAAGAGAGATGTTCGCGGTGCATGACACAACGCCAACATCTATGCCCTCTATGTCGAAGAGACCAAAAGACAAGCAAACAGACAAATAGCGACCACAACCTATGTTCTTGGCTCCACCCGAATAAGTAAATAAAGGACCGTGCCACATCATCGGAGCAAGCAATAAAAAACGAATCGAAGCTCTAGCGGTATCAATGGTAAGTTACAACcttctcccttttcatttatgttttatACTAACCTATTGTAGGTGTCCGATTGAGAGGAATCAAAGCACCCTCCAGCTCGAAGACCTagaagaccttgggttttaaagcatgcgttgcactcttttttccttagacTAGATTTTATCCCGAACGGGTTTTACcgacgaggtttttaacgaggcaacatccatatgctacctaaggagaactcataaagtgttcaaggcttctctctgatcaacctcaaatactgggggccaTCACCCCAGGAGGTCACTTCTTCAAAGAACTCAAACTATGCCCAGGAGGACCTCGATAGGAGAATGTTGTATTGGGCCAAAGGGTCAAATGAACCATGTCCATATAGAATAATCGAGTCCCCAAAAGCAAAAAATATGTACACATATATCAAGTAATTAAGGAATCCCCCATTGCTtatcaaaacactttgtgccTCGAATAAATCCACTATTTTTTCATAAGACAGCTCGAGGGCCAAAggcgaacactcggggactgtcatcgataGTAAGCTTATTGAACCATCGAAAAATCGAATTCGTAAGACCTTGATCAGGAAACTTCGAGCTCGTACGCCCTCAGCGAGGCAAccccaaatctgtaagacctcaacgaggcaTGCCAAAACTTGTAAGGCCTTAAAAAGGCACAACCCCGATATTAAGGCcaaggctatatatcaaacttgtaagacccctaaaaaggcatacccttgatatagacgtCGATGTCATCTCACCTAAGGATAATCGACTACGGTTGCATTAAAAGGCTCTGACCAAATTAacgcggctcggagacgtccaaCTGCCGCTATAGAACTAAAGGCCTCCAAATACTtcaaaatacttcgaaaagaaccagttaatcaggctaccccgGCATAAACAAAGGAGCTTCAATCATATCGGCTCCAAACAATGACAAGGCTTTGAGACAATCAGCGTTCAACAAAAGGCTTCGAGACAATCAGCGTTCAACAAAAGGCTTCGAAAAATCAGCCTTCATGAGAACCTCCTGAGGTACTTGATTGTCGTCGCATATCGATTCATAATTGAGGTTCTTATTTGAGCCGTCGAAGAGTCGGACGAACACAAAACATGCCAAGGCATAATCAAAAACTTCAGCTAACATGGGGAAAACTATAGCCATATcagaggtcgcatcgacccaatctAAAAAGCGCCCAAGGGCCAATACGTAAGAGCCTAATGGCCAGCccaaagagcctaagggccaatgcgtaagagccaaaGAGCCAGCCAAAAGAGTCTAAGGGCCAATACGTAAGAGCTTAAGGGCTAGTATGTCGAAAACCTAAGGGTCAATGAGCCTGAGTCAAAACTTGACTTGAGGATTGAGCCCTGAACGGTTAACTATCATCAATCACTCATCGAGAATGAAAACCCAAAGGGTTTATATAATAAGTTCGATACATCGAACCGGTTATCGACAAACGCCAAAATTTATTCCAAAAAGGCAAAAGGGAAAACAAGAACTGACGAGAAGCaaaaatccatatatatatatatatatatatgacaagGTTTCATAAAGTCATATCTACAAGGCTCACGCCTGGAGACCTTACTTAAAAAGGGAACAAATGAAAACCTAATCTACCGCTGGGGTTACTTGACCAGACGGAGCTCCCTTGGAAGTTGTGCCTTCAACGTCCTGGCCCTCGACCCCCGGGTCATCAACGGCCTCTTCCCCCTAGGGGATTTCACCtttgtcttcatcatcatcagagcCACTGGTCGAACCACTGGTTGAACCATCCTCGGGAGAAAGTGGAGTTGCCGATTCTTCTTTTAGGGCCTTCACCCTCTCAATCTCGATAGACAAATCGATTCCCCCTACATATATATCCTCGAGAGCCTGTCTCCTAGATCTTAATCGGGCATGTTCTAAGGCTTGGGACAGTTTAAGCTCGACCTCTTCGGATACTTTCCTGGCTCGAGCATTTGCATTAGCAACATCTTTTCTGTATGAGGACATAAGCTCAGCAACATCAGACATAGTTGTAGATAGCTCAACGACTAGCTCAACATAGAGGTCTTTGTACTTACAGCTTTCTTCCGTCACCCCTTGGAGTTGGCATTCAACTGAGGCCAGCTTCTCTCCAAGAGCTTCTCTATCGGAAGATACCTCATCCATGCGCTGCTCAGCCCAAGGATTTTGGTACCGCTGGCTCTAAGCTCCTCTCACATTAAATCATCTTtttgcttaagttgaaaaagcTAGATTAAGATATCAAACACTCAATTGACTAAAGCACAAAAATAAGACCACAAGGGTCGTATTACCTGCTTATCGAGATCGGCCCACTCTCGAGATATCCTCTCCAAATGAGCTCGAAGGTCACCTAGCTCCCCCTCCTTTTGGGCATGAAGGGCCTTAAGTTTGCCCAATTCAGAAACGAGCTTCCTAAATTTGTCCTCACAACGAGCCAACTCCGCTTGTGACTTGGAAAAGGCTTGGTTGGAGAGCTTGAAGGCCTGAAAACACAAAAGAAGGGAGTCAGAAAAGCAAGAATCGAAACTCAAGATACAACGGTCAAATCAAGATTACCTATTGTTGAAGCTTCTCGGCTTCTTCATAGATCAACGAGGCATCGATATCGAGGCCTTCCTCAACCCCTGCAAAAAATCCTTCAAACGTACTGTTCTCTCTTGGGGATGCCCCCTCGATGGTAATTTTCATATCTTGGGCATCCTGTATCTGCCTAGGAGAGAATGACGGGCCCGATAGAGGCTCATCTATATTGATCACCTCGACTGATTCAACGGGGGCGCTCATCCCCCTCCTAGGGGCTTCATCATTGGTTCCTTAGAGTTCACCAGCCAAATGCCCCTCGGCATCAAATGCGCTTATGTCATTGGTCGGCTAGGGGACTTCGCCCGAAATCCCCTCATCTCGGGATGGGACCACCTCGGTGCCTCCGACTCAGTCACCTTCAGCTTAGTAGATTTCGAGGCAACATTATTTCTTCTCCCCTGAGTACCAACGGGCAATCATCACTCTCTTCGCCCTCATCATAAAGACCTCCGGCCACTACCCGAGTTAAGGCCACTGAATCAGCCTCGGGCTTTCGAACTTTAGCTTTTTTTGGCTTTGGGGACCCGGCCGGTGATTTCTTATTTCTCTTTTTCTCCTTGTCGGGCTTTGGGATATCTGCTTCCCCAGGCGGGGGTTCCCTCATCAAAATAGCCTCTCCAAGACCTGTATAAGCACAAAGGAAGAGAATACTAGCGATAGATACCATCTCTATAGAGCTCAAGTATGAACAGAGATAAAACTCACCATGACTTTTGGCCTCCCAATGGGCCTTAGCTAGATCGCACCACACACACTTAGCATATGGGAAGACCAAATCGAGTTGTCAGATCCATCCCAGAAGTTCCTCGACAGCATCAGGGTACCACTTGACAGCTGTATCatcaaaaaaagttagttcaaaATCAAGAAAAGGTATCCGATTAGTGGAACATGTTTACTTACGATTTATGTTCAATTTTTCGAGGAACGACATTCTCTTAGAAGGGATTAGGTCCGAGGTCATAACTTGGAAAAAGCggctcatccatccccgatccTTGTCTTCATCGATGCTAGGAAAAAAGGCCTTCATGGATCGACGTTTCAGCTTAAGCAAGCCACCTCGGTAAAGCCGAGGGCTATATAGTCTAATTagatggtcgagggtaaaaggcATCCCCTCGACCATGTTTGAGAGATACCTAATCATATAAACAATGCGCCAAAATGATGAATAAACTTGCCCAAGCATCACCTAATATTGGCTGCAGAAGTCAAGGATCACTAGATCTATTGACGGTAAAGAGGCTTTTACCGGGCCTAAGGTAAAAGGATATGTGTATATACTGAGGAAACCGGCCTTGTGCTTGGTTATGTCTTCCCCtcgtgaaggaatctctacttgCACCATTTTCCCCCAACGACAGTCGACCTTAACCTTCTTGATTTCAGTTATTATACTAATatatcgagacatgggctcgcatCTCCCCAGAACAGAAGAAGGGTTTTCAACTCGGAAATCAGAAGATGTATCATAGGGCCCAGGAGTACACTCCTCGATACTAGGAGGAACTACCGGTTTACATTTAGTCATTCGAGAAGATGATGAAGATTTTTACTTTTGAGGAATAGTTTTAGAGGTCTTTGCCATTTTTAAAGTGAAGGATCCGAGAAAATGGAAATTATCGttagaaaagaaaagggagagtTCAAGGAAATTGAAAGGGGCTAAATGAAATCTTGGAAGCACTAAGGGAGTAATACCGACAAAGTTATGAGGTTTGGTCTATTTATAAAGATCGTTTGAACGTGCGGAGGAAGCCAGAAGGCCGACCATTGGCCGCCTACAATTAATGATTTTGAGAATCGTGCCAAAGCATCCATTCAGTCACTTCAACCGCTTACGTCTTAATGTTGGCATCAGAACCAAAGCATCAGGAATTGGATTGTCAGAAACTATTGGGAACAATCTACGAATTTGGCTCGAGTGGTCATTCACTCGATTATTTAGCCCCCGtgctacccgagttcgagaaaGTTCTCGCTCGGAAACTATGTATAAAGCCTCAGGGTTACCTTTTTTTCTTGAGTTCGAGCGAACACTCACTCGATTATTTAGCCCCCAGATCACCCGAGTTTGAGCCatttctcactcggggactattctTACAACCTCAGGGCTttctttacttcgagttcgagcaaccGCTCGCTCGActattaagcccaagggctacccgagttcgagccagttctcactcggggacttttcataaagcctcagggctatctttatttCGAGTTCGTGCAAACGCTCGCTTGACTatcaagcccaagggctacccgagttcgagcaagttCTCACTCAGGGACTTTtcataaagcctcagggctatctttatttCGAGTTTGTGCAAACGCTCGCTCGActattaagcccaagggctacttGAGCTCGAGCcagttctcactcggggactattcatAAAGCCTCAAGGCTAtttttacttcgagttcgagcaaatgcCCACTCGACTATTAAaaggctacccgagttcgagtcAGTTCTCGCTCGGGGGCTATTaataaagcctcagggctatcttCACTTTAAGTTCAAATTTAAATGCTCTCTCGATTATTTTAGCGCAAGGGCCACCCGAGTTTGAGTGTATCCTCTCTCAGGGACTATCTATAACTCTTTAGGGCTATCTTCATTTTAAGTTCAAAGCCAAATTTTGCTCAGTTTGAGGCCATCCAAGTtcaagcaaactctcactcggggactatttgtaaaggcctaagggctatctttatttgTAGATGAtcaagcaaactctcactcgAGGACTAGAAACAAGGCCTAAAAAGTCTAAGCTTTATTCCAAAGGAAAGCAAGACCCTGCTCTCAATTAACTCGAACTCAGAAGTACCGACGACCTAAGTTTGTATCGGATCAATCCAAACTTAGTCCGAGGGATGAGAAAGAATTTCAAGGAATATTATATTAACCAATTGAGAACCAAAGGGATTACGATGTTCGGGTCTAGTATTCAGACCGATCAAAGGTAAAGTGGAAGTTCAGCACAAGTCAAAGGCAAATCGAAGAAACTTTTGTATTAATAAAAaacgattacaaaagcccacgaggggtccttacacagaaacaaagaagcaaaaaacaaCATCTAAAAAGCCTAATCTACTTTTGAAGGTATATCCTTGGGAGCGACATCTACGAGAACCATTTCCTCGGGGACCCCATTTCGATCTTCAGAGCGACATCTTCGAGAATCTCCTCAAAAACAACAATAGATGAAAGATGAGCTATAACCTATCAAATAGCAAAATCTTTTAACAAGCAAGGAAAATTGTGGCTTGGTGAAAATTTGGCAAGTATGGGTCTCGtcagcactactattgtgaagccacttcttgagacattgcaccagtgtgggatgcaaaagttagtaaaTGATGCCACCTCACTCCATGTAAAGCAAAATGAATGAGGtgccacaccaggttgaagttaagagagatgagcagcgATTTACGGTCCACATATCTTCTGATACGGGAAGAATTAGAGGCCCGTCCCTCATTATTTcgagccaacaacaacaacaactcagtataacCCCACTCAGTGAGGAAAAGCTTTGAAAAAGAGCCATGGCATAACTGACAAAGTTATTGCCGTATGACCTTATGACCATGAGTTTGGACCATAAAAATAGGAGTTTGGAGGAGGATGTAAAGAAGGGAAAGGGGTAAAGGCTGTTGAATAAAGACCGAGTAAAGTCTTGTCTCAAGCAATCCCCCATTTATAAGAGGGATAGTAGCGTAACCGATAGGGCAATAAATGCCTTTGGAAAATGTATCAATGGCGCAAAAAATGCTTTTTGGGGAAATGGATCGGCGACACGATCACCTCTTTTGGGAAAGCGAATCGGCGGTATATTCAATGCTTCTAGGGAGACGGACTGATGGGACGTTCCAGTCACTTCGAGCGCTTAAGTCACGAGCATGACGTCATCATGTGATGTTCGAGAAAGTCGAGGTCAAGATTGTTCcttatcatttcattctaagaaatgcgaggactatctgtatacatcCAAAATTGGAAGAGTTCGACTTCGGGGTTATCGTAGAATTTCATACCCGTCCTCGAGGAGCTAGAAGGAAAATTTGGAGTATGCCCCCAAGATGCTCCCTCGAGGGAGCACATCGGAGGTCGAATTTGGAGCAACACAAATTGATGACCGTTATGGAAAGGCAGGAAAGCTCCCAAAGACACATGGTTAGAGCTGACTaggtctgcaagaa
Proteins encoded in this window:
- the LOC104225098 gene encoding uncharacterized protein codes for the protein MNRVVEAVNKNIKSILRKIVDNHKQWQKKLTFALLGYRTTMRTSSEATPYMLVYGTKAVILAEVEIPSLRVIKKAKLDDVEWIRVRQEQLMFIDKKKMDVVCHGQLYQNRMDNAFNKRVKPRQFTRGSWFSKKRFPYQEEAKGKFAPNWKGPYVVHRALSVGALILAEMDGRFSTKPINSKAIKRYYA